The following coding sequences lie in one Lysobacter capsici genomic window:
- a CDS encoding M23 family metallopeptidase — protein sequence MTYQSIVNNTRVRLDHLFQQAGRIGARRPALAMALLLGTGVAVGAGAGLADNRMLRAELAQQHAQIAATRLDAQREINALAARMGELQAEANRLNALGERLTRIGQLQDGEFDFDKPVGVGGAGPVRDMAKPELNAGMDKLASQFKASGEQLSVLESLLFNRQIDMNAVPSRAPIANSYITSGFGGRADPFNGGAAFHKGIDFEADVGDPVLAVADGVVSYSGVRSGYGNVVEIDHGNGYVTRYAHNSRLLMKVGELVRAGQEIAKAGSSGRSTGAHVHFEVWESGRVVNPVKFLNQQSPLKG from the coding sequence ATGACCTATCAATCCATCGTAAACAACACGCGCGTCAGGCTGGACCATCTGTTCCAGCAGGCCGGCCGGATCGGCGCCCGCCGTCCCGCCCTCGCCATGGCGCTGCTGCTCGGCACCGGTGTCGCCGTCGGTGCCGGCGCCGGCCTCGCCGACAACCGCATGCTACGCGCCGAACTGGCCCAGCAGCACGCGCAGATCGCCGCCACCCGGCTCGACGCGCAACGCGAGATCAACGCCCTGGCCGCGCGCATGGGCGAACTGCAGGCCGAGGCCAACCGCCTCAATGCGCTCGGCGAACGCCTGACCCGCATCGGCCAGCTGCAGGACGGCGAATTCGATTTCGACAAGCCGGTCGGCGTCGGTGGCGCCGGCCCGGTCCGCGACATGGCCAAGCCCGAGCTCAACGCCGGCATGGACAAGCTCGCCAGCCAGTTCAAGGCCTCCGGCGAGCAGCTCTCGGTGCTCGAGTCGCTGCTGTTCAACCGCCAGATCGACATGAACGCGGTGCCTTCGCGCGCCCCGATCGCCAACAGCTACATCACCTCCGGCTTCGGCGGCCGCGCCGATCCGTTCAACGGCGGCGCCGCGTTCCACAAGGGCATCGATTTCGAAGCCGACGTCGGCGACCCGGTGCTGGCCGTGGCCGACGGCGTGGTCAGCTACTCGGGCGTGCGCTCGGGCTACGGCAACGTGGTCGAGATCGATCACGGCAACGGCTACGTGACCCGCTACGCGCACAACTCGCGCCTGCTGATGAAGGTCGGCGAGCTGGTGCGCGCGGGCCAGGAGATCGCCAAGGCCGGCTCCAGCGGCCGTTCCACCGGCGCCCATGTGCATTTCGAGGTCTGGGAAAGCGGCCGGGTGGTCAATCCCGTCAAGTTCCTCAACCAGCAGTCGCCGCTCAAAGGGTGA
- a CDS encoding DUF721 domain-containing protein has protein sequence MSDYKPKPKSPPRKSSTPRIAMDALLEDPAGNNPIRRALWLEGLDRRLRPYLPPSLAAHARLANFERGRLVFVVDAPVWRAKLRLAAPELLDAARSIGLDAAEFVVKTTIPNPVAAPVRKAKPMSAATLMSLQAALASLKKPDPSGSSDAG, from the coding sequence ATGTCTGATTACAAGCCCAAGCCGAAGTCGCCGCCGCGAAAGTCCTCGACACCGCGCATCGCCATGGATGCATTGCTCGAAGACCCCGCCGGCAACAACCCGATCCGACGAGCGCTGTGGCTCGAAGGACTGGACCGTCGGTTACGCCCCTACCTGCCGCCTTCGCTCGCCGCGCATGCGCGGCTGGCCAACTTCGAACGCGGCAGGCTCGTGTTTGTCGTCGATGCCCCGGTGTGGCGGGCCAAGTTGCGGCTCGCGGCTCCGGAACTGCTCGACGCAGCCCGATCCATCGGACTGGACGCGGCCGAATTCGTCGTCAAGACGACGATCCCGAACCCGGTGGCAGCACCGGTACGGAAGGCCAAACCCATGTCGGCCGCGACGCTCATGTCGCTGCAGGCCGCGCTGGCATCGTTGAAGAAACCCGATCCGTCGGGGTCCAGCGATGCCGGCTGA